A genomic region of Clarias gariepinus isolate MV-2021 ecotype Netherlands chromosome 23, CGAR_prim_01v2, whole genome shotgun sequence contains the following coding sequences:
- the LOC128511149 gene encoding uncharacterized protein LOC128511149, translating to MAANGLRSTPSIPKSLPPKKRNPNENSDEAPGEPVFKTPSPFWNQNNFRRSRRTREPTNVSYIDLHSAATYHPLWTDAPNQVLLHPLGDNGTFPSWSPYFEGGEQLLGHNRTDPMNVHDVYGTSSYWSYVPLTEQRDLLLKSYGRFSSQFKPKIIKPVPRTLASHYTRRVLQKDIPRGQFDVENVTGAQWEETPQNESAKNETRMRKRNYTREGIKQNSAQFAESGMDLSRHKYYSDFKDLSQARTTKTENLQDQQFPVIHQPCSSNEQPKSGTEVTMRDEHPLLARSEQTDTQEQQKLALPSSQLLSRFFQGALIELDGGRLKRVEDLQLEDFECCTASCPELSLTRFIVKKIMFSDKPGLICLEVEVDDNLHSKISLEVCEEYPLFVCGRGWSSCSPYRTANLCCLRCQQLHLGDVCLALTPVPGAPAEPTWPGTGASDIGFLNRTEGVEPCNPRRRHSSAPELTNAQ from the exons ATGGCAGCCAATGGCCTAAGGAGTACTCCTTCCATTCCTAAATCCCTCCCACCCAAGAAAAGGAATCCCAACGAGAACTCAGATGAAGCTCCAGGTGAGCCAGTGTTCAAGACACCTTCTCCTTTCTGGAATCAGAACAACTTCCGGAGATCGAGAAGGACACGAGAACCAACAAATGTCTCCTACATCGATCTTCATTCCGCAGCCACATATCATCCTTTGTGGACCGATGCCCCAAACCAGGTTCTTTTACACCCATTAGGGGACAATGGTACATTCCCTTCCTGGAGTCCATATTTTGAAGGTGGTGAACAGCTGTTAGGCCATAATAGGACTGACCCAATGAACGTCCATGATGTTTATGGAACCTCTTCTTATTGGAGCTATGTTCCTCTTACAGAACAAAGAGACTTGTTATTGAAAAGCTATGGAAGATTCTCCAGCCAGTTCAAGCCAAAAATCATAAAGCCTGTACCTCGGACTTTGGCGTCTCATTATACCAGAAGAGTTCTTCAAAAAGATATCCCAAGGGGGCAGTTTGATGTGGAGAACGTAACAGGTGCTCAGTGGGAAGAGACACCTCAGAATGAGAGTGCAAAAAATGAAACGAGGATGAGGAAGAGAAACTACACAAGAGAGGGGATAAAGCAGAATTCTGCTCAGTTTGCAGAGTCCGGAATGGATCTTTCCAGACACAAATATTATTCCGACTTTAAGGACTTATCACAAGCAAGAACAACCAAAACAGAAAATCTCCAGGACCAGCAGTTTCCTGTTATTCACCAGCCTTGTTCCAGCAATGAGCAACCCAAGTCAGGGACTGAAGTGACTATGAGAGATGAGCACCCTCTGCTGGCCAGGAGTGAACAAACAGACACTCAGGAACAGCAAAAACTTGCGTTACCTTCCTCTCAGCTCCTGTCACGCTTTTTTCAGGGTGCTCTGATCGAGCTTGATGGGGGTCGGCTAAAGCGTGTGGAGGACTTACAGTTGGAGGATTTCGAGTGCTGTACTGCGTCATGCCCAGAGTTAAGTCTGACGAGGTTCATTGTGAAGAAGATCATGTTCTCGGATAAACCTGGACTGATCTGTTTGGAGGTAGAGGTTGATGATAACCTTCATTCTAAG ATCTCCCTGGAGGTGTGCGAGGAGTACCCCCTGTTTGTGTGCGGTCGTGGCTGGTCTTCCTGCAGCCCTTACAGAACCGCTAATCTCTGCTGCCTGCGCTGCCAACAGCTGCACCTGGGGGACGTGTGCCTGGCACTAACACCTGTACCTGGTGCACCTGCTGAGCCGACTTGGCCTGGCACAGGTGCGAGTGACATCGGATTTCTGAATCGTACAGAGGGAGTGGAACCGTGCAATCCGAGAAGAAGACACAGTTCAGCTCCAGAACTCACAAATGCACAATAA